ACGGCCGCAAACGTCACATTGTGGTCGATACGCTGGGACTGCTGTTGGCCGTCATTGTCCATCGAGCCAATGAGCAGGACTATAACGGGGCTCCACTGGTGTTGTATTCGTTGTGGGAAAAGATGAAGTCAATCCAAGTGATCTTCGCTGATACCGTGTACGGGTACAAAGGGCTGCCCGAATTCACCAGGCAGACCCTCGGCATGGCCATCATGATCGTGAAACGTCCGGTCGATCAACTCAAGGGATGCTTTGAAGTTCAGCCCAAACGATGGATCGTGGAACGCACCTTCGCGTGGATTGGATTGTACAGACGAAACAGCAAAGACTACGAAATCAATCCGGAGATCAGTGCCACGATCATCCAGATCACCATGTTTCAAATCATGCTCAACCGCCTCGATCGAACAAAATTATGAATTAGAAGACTGCTTCTGAGTGCTCCGCGGCTGGCCCACGACCTGGCAGGCCCTTCGCTCGGAAACGCAGAACGATGTTTCCAGCTCCTCCACAGCTCTCCGCTTCCGGGAAGGGCTCACCAGTTTCCCTCAGCGATGTGCTTGAGCATGCGGATATCGAGTTGCTGATCAGCAACGATTTCCTTGAGCCGTTTGTTCTCTTCTTCGAGCTGCTTGAGCCGCTTGGCTTCCTCAGACTTCATGCCGCCGTACTGAGCCCGCCAGCGATGAAAGGTCGCCTCGCTGATCTCCGGCGTCTGCACAACCGCTGCCAGGTCCTTGCCGGCGTCGAGCATCGCATCAGCATCCCGCAGCTTCTTGACAATCTGTTCCGGCGTATGCCGCTTCCGCTTCTTCGTCATCAGAGTCTCCTGTCCTGAAAAGGAGGTCAGACTCTCATACCACATGGATCAGATTTTGGGGAGCATGCCAATCACAATAATGACCCAGCTGCAGGAACAACATACGCAAACGCTGGGTTCGCATTAGCCGGTAGCGGGGGAGGGGTCGCTTCAACACTGGTTGGTCGATGGCTACTGGGGAAATATGACAGCTTTCGCTCGGCGAAAAAGTTGACTCAACGCATTGGGTTGGAGGCATCTCTCTATTCCAGAGGGAACCAACGACATCACTTGAATCAATCTGCAACATTCGACAATATCCCAAAGAAAGAGGCAATTTCGATCATACTGGGAGGGAACGCAGCAACCTCGGGCACTCAGCACAATACCGTTCATGACATTCTTGAGAATGATCTGTACGATCGATACCGAAAAGGTGGAGATCGATACGGCCACGAAATGACTGTGCGAGAATACAACAACGCACTCAATGCCGCCATGGAGAAAATTGGCGTAAAAGCCGAGGAGCTCGGTTACGTTATGAATCTCGTTATCGCAGAACAGTTACACTATGGATATACGATGGATAGTGTGATTGATCCTAAGGGAAGAGTTGCGGGTATTGTCAAGCGTCCTTTTTAATCTATCCGAAAGATTTACTAAGCCATGAAGGAAAGAACTAGGCATTTCATAGAACGTATTAGACAGGCTACTTGGTTCTCAAATGTCGAACTACCAGTTACGCATGAAGGCCGATTTATTGATGATATTGTTGTAGCTTCGTATGGCCATGCTTTTGATCTATTTAATAGCCAAGATTTTGAAGAGATGTGCCAGTTCATGAGGAGGCCAATCACTAAAGGGAAGAATAAAGATTTGGGCTCACGTCTGGTTCTTGAGTGGGGTGATTGTGTCAATGCAATTAGGCCGGTCGTTGAGACTCTGGTGCAACAAAAGCTAACTCAAGCCGACATCTGTCCGCGAAGGATGTTCAAGTCAAGCTGCGATGGATTTAACTGGCAAATTGTCCTCGGGACATGCTGTGTGGAATTCAGCGAGTTTCCCATGCCAACGTTTTACACCAATTGGTGCGACATTCTGATCGACGGTCACTTTGCTTGCTATTGGGACGGGGATACTGAAGAAGGTCAGTTTGTCGTAATTTGAATAGGAAAATCATGCCAGACATAATCGGAACTGATTTACCCCGATTCGCACAAATCCTGCTTTCAGTGAAATGGTTTGCACACTCGCACGAAATCCCAGAAGACGCGAAATCCGATCTAGTATCCGGGATTGGCGAAGCGATTCATGCCTTTGGTCAACAAAGCGAGCAAAATGCGTCTCGGACGATTGCCGAACGATTTTCTCAGGACTTGAGCCGAAAATGTAATTTTACGACCGAAGAAATTGGCGGCGTTTTCGTTGCCTTCGACCTCCAATGGGAACCGGCATTTCGAAAGAAAATCCGCAGTTCGATTCCGATGTCTCTCCACACGAAGAGTGTATCCGATGAATTCATCTTTCGCCTGCGACATGGATTGCTCGCCGACGTGTTCACTGACGTAGCGTCGGGAACCTTCTTCCGAGTGTGGTGTGACTGGCTCCGGCGGGGCCACTTCGCCTGCTTTTGGGATGGCGATCTGGACGATCCCATGTTCGATGACGTGTTCGTCCTGATGAATGAGTATCGGCAGGCTTAATAACGTACTGGCTCTCCTTTTTGACGTACGAACGATGTCAATTCTTCCTTAGGTTATCGACTCGATTCCGATTTCCGGCACAACTGATTCCTAAGCCTTGAACAGTTTCAGAACCTGTTCGCAGTGAGCATCGAACGGGTACGGCACGTCCATTTCACCCCGACAGAAAGACGTTTACACATATTGCCAGGGTTCTGTTCCCAAGCAGGATCCTGGATGGATTCGACCCCGTTTCTCAGTGATGAAGGTTTCTTCCCCAATCAGCCCGTCTCCGTCAAATGCGGTCGGCCGGAACGGGACAATCTCCAGTGTTTTGAAGGGTTTCTCTAGGTGCTGGCCACCGGAGCCCGCTGGAAAGATTTGCTATCTCATTATTTTTGTTACACAACCTGCTGGAGACGGTTCAAACAATGGACCGAGTTAGGTGCCTTCTCCCGGCGTGGACGTCGATTCTGGAGTTGTGTCGCCAGATCGAGGGACTCGATACAACTCTCTTGGGTGACGCCACATTTTGTGCTGCGAAAAAAGGGGCCTGAAGGTTGGCAAAACCATGAGCGGCAAAGGCTCCAACGTCATGCTGCTCACCGATGCTCATGGTCAGCCGGTGGGCCTGCAGTCCCACAGTGCTTCTCCGCATGATGTCAATCTGATCGAACGATTGCTCCAAGACTCGCTCCGCTGGGTGATTCGAGCCCGACGGTTCGTCTACGACACGGCCGCCGATTCCGCTCGTCTGCGGCGTCGGGTCTGGCTCTACGGACCTCGCCTCATTGCTACCTACCGGCGACGGAGAAACGAGAAGCACGCTCGCCGACTCAACTCCCGTGACCAACGCTTCTACGATCTTCGCTACCGAATCGAACGGACATTTGCCTGGCTGAGCCATTACCGCAGGCTGAACGTCCGCTGGGAATACCACGCTCACCTGTTTGAAGGCTTCTGGCAACTCGCCTGTCTGTTCACTATCCTGAAGCGGTTGTGAAACTGGTTCTAGTTCTACTAGGCTATTATTAAGCCACATTCTGACGAAAGTGCAATTTAACTGGTTCGGAAAGACCGACTTCAAGAGATCCAAGAACCTAGCAGATCTGCGAGTGAAAATGGCGGAGTTGACGGCTTCGCTAAACAGAGAAGTGGGGTTGTTTCTTCTACCGGATGGGACGAAGATGTTACGTATTGGTGAGGTTCGTAAGGTTACTCCACCTCTTGGGTCAAAGGCAATTGCGCACACCCATACATCTGGACTCCTCATTCTTTCGGACGCAGATATTCGTGTTATTACCAAACAAGAGCAGCACGAGACATTTATTATAGCTCCCGACGGTGCAATGGTATTGTGGAGGCGGACTGGAAAAGAAGCCGTAAATTTAGATGATGTGGACGGTGGGCTATCTGCTTTTGCGCACGAAATCGTGCATAAAGGAGAGAGAAATGACTAAAGAAACCAATATGGTTCGAACCTTTCTACTCACGCCAGAAGAAATCCATATAATTCGGAAACGTAAGCGCCTCGGCCAATGGATACCGTTGTTGAGAAATCCTATTGAAACTTCAAGCCGACGTATCAGTGTTTCCATAATTGGATCGCTTCACGAACTTGCACTTGGGCAAATTTCAGTGGATCGCGATGGCTACACGCTCACCACGCAGGGAATACACCTTGATCACTCTTGTGACGAAACTTCCACAGGAGAATTTACGTCGTTCAGGATCTTCGAGAATAGGAGTAGGGTCGACGAGTTGCTTTATCTGTGGTATGAAAAATGCTATAGTGTTGCTTCGTTTAAGTATTCGGAAAATGAATCGGTGCTGGATGGGCTCGTGTTTATGATTGCTAGGGAAGGTGACGCTTCTTCATCTATTGCTATCGATTTGTCTAAGATTCCTTCTCGTTTTGGAGTCAATGAGCGGTGGGAAGCCCAGTGTGTCGATTGCCATCCGGACAAATTGCCTTCGTTGTTTAGTCGGCCTCTCAAGAAGAGTGTGCGAAGAAATGGGGTCTGGACCGCTTGGTCGAAAGGGGCTGATGTGGTTGAATGGTGACGAAATTCACTCACGATGTGTTTGCCATCTGTATTGTATGGCAAATGGAGCGTTTGCCGTATATTCGAAAGATCACTTCGTCGGGAAAGGGATTCTGCGATAACGAGTATCGAGACTGCCGAGAAAGCTATAAGCGGCTACGAAACTAGAGCCAGTTTCATAACCCGTTCTCAGTGAACATCGAACGGGCACGGCGTGTGCATCTCGCTCCGGCAGAAAGGAGTTTTGCACATGTTACCACGATCCTGTCCCCAGGCAGGATCCAGGACGGATTTGACCGCGTTTCTCAGCGATGACTGCTGGTTTCTCATTGAAGATTTCTTTCCCAATCAGCCCGTTTCCATCAAAGGAGGCCGGCCGGAACGAGAGAATCGCCTGTGCTTTGAAGGGATTCTCTGGGCGCTGACCACCGGAGCCCGCTGGAAAGATTTACCACCCCATTATCCTTCTTACACAACCTGCTGGAGACGGTTCAAACATTGGACTGAGTCCGGTGCCTTTCTCCTGGCATGGACGTCGATTCTGGAGTTGTGCCGGCAGATCGACGGGCTCGATACGACAACGCTCCTGGGTGACGCCACATTTTGTCCTGCGAAAAAAGGGGCCTGAAGGTTGGCAAAACCAAGAGTAGCAAAGGCTCGAAGGCCATACTGCTCACCGATGCTCATGGTCTGCCGCTGGGTCTGCAGGTCGACAGTGCTTCTCCGCATGATGTCAATCTGATCGAACCATTGCTCCGAGGCTCGCTCCACTGGGTGATGCGAGCCCGGCGATTTGTCTACGACACGGCCGCCGACTCCAGGCGTCTGCAGCGTCGGGTCAGGCTTTACGGTCCTCGTCTCATTGCCACCTACCGGCGACCGAGAAACGAAAAGCACGCCCGCCGACGCAAATCCCGTGATCAACGTTGATACGATCAGCGAGTTAGTTTTTTCACTCGCTTTCCTTGCCTGTTGTCGCAAAAACTCAGGAGTTTTTGCCAAATGGCTGGACACCCTTGAAACCATAGTGGTGTCTTTGTGCCCCATCAGCAGTGCGACCGAAATCGGGTCGACGCCTCCGCTCATGAGGGCTTCAGTCGCCCAGGAATGGCGAGCATCATAGGCAGTGACTCGAAAACCGACTTGTCGGAAATCCTCCGTAGACGCAGCACAATGGCGTTCTTCGTCCACGGTTCGCCTCGCTCATTCCGGAAGAGAGGGCCGTCCGAAACGCGAGTTGTTAGTCTTTGCCGAGAGAGAACTGCTTTCCAGAAAGCGAGCAGTACCAACCTTGGGTCTGCTTCCGGAAAAATGGCTTGGCAGGTCGTGCCATGAGTGAGCTCCTTTTCGTGCATTATTTCGTGCATGGACAAAACAATGCTTCGGAGCTGATGCGAAAAAGTCTAGCTTTTCCGAGTGGGCGATGAGGGACTCGAACCCCCGACATCTTCGGTGTAAACGTAGGCCAATGTCTTGGAAAACACGGTTTTTCAAGCGGAATACCCGCTTTTGTGCTTCCATGAATTCCTTTTGATCAGCCGATTTCGTGCACATATCGTGCATTATTTCGTGCATTATTTCGTGCACTGATTTGCTGGTCGAGAGGTTCTGGACACCTTGTCAAATTGAATGTTCGCAGGAGCGCGG
The sequence above is a segment of the Rubinisphaera margarita genome. Coding sequences within it:
- a CDS encoding IS5 family transposase, coding for MFVVPVRYYPSDLTDRQWKLIRGFLRRLSKRGAPRKYDYRVIINAVFFVVKAGCQWRMLPREFPHWKAVYQLFYRWRNSGVWERIHDTLRMKVRDLDGKRPKPTAAIIDSQSVKTTHIAGDERGYDSGKKINGRKRHIVVDTLGLLLAVIVHRANEQDYNGAPLVLYSLWEKMKSIQVIFADTVYGYKGLPEFTRQTLGMAIMIVKRPVDQLKGCFEVQPKRWIVERTFAWIGLYRRNSKDYEINPEISATIIQITMFQIMLNRLDRTKL
- a CDS encoding transposase produces the protein MSGKGSNVMLLTDAHGQPVGLQSHSASPHDVNLIERLLQDSLRWVIRARRFVYDTAADSARLRRRVWLYGPRLIATYRRRRNEKHARRLNSRDQRFYDLRYRIERTFAWLSHYRRLNVRWEYHAHLFEGFWQLACLFTILKRL